In a genomic window of Gigantopelta aegis isolate Gae_Host chromosome 9, Gae_host_genome, whole genome shotgun sequence:
- the LOC121380519 gene encoding GTP-binding protein rho5-like: MKDKACSNFVYMPLHDRVSPERSTGSGSGSGSGMGSSSEKLKGHETATSRDLDAKEVTIVKSKIVVVGDCCCGKTSLIHRYVNGEYKEAYTPTGFDTFTSTYNVSSTYRIQLSIWDTSGDAGYDRVRPLSYTDADLIMVCFSVSDPESMDNVVSKWVPEVREHCPKQPIMLVGCKTDMRNEIKTLPRETDRIPLVSYDQGLKTAKHIGALVYSETTAKTAQKSVNDVMEVAALSSAGTKNSSEPTGSPTNFHRHRSFIRRKRFSGINEAKLQLRTEAAKSCAIM; this comes from the exons ATGAAGGACAAGGCTTGTTCCAACTTTGTGTACATGCCCCTTCATGACCGGGTTAGCCCAGAACGATCGACGGGATCGGGATCGGGATCGGGATCGGGAATGGGCAGCAGTAGTGAGAAACTTAAAGGCCACGAAACGGCGACAAGTCGAGACTTGGATGCAAAAGAAGTGACGATCGTCAAGTCTAAAATTGTGGTGGTCGGTGACTGTTGTTGCGGGAAAACTTCTTTAATTCACAGATACGTCAACGGGGAATACAAGGAG GCGTACACACCCACGGGATTCGACACATTTACGAGTACATACAACGTCTCCAGCACATACAGAATACAGCTCAGTATTTGGGATACTTCCG GTGATGCTGGGTACGACAGAGTTCGTCCCCTTTCCTACACAGACGCCGATCTCATCATGGTGTGTTTCTCGGTGTCGGACCCCGAGTCGATGGACAACGTCGTGTCCAAGTGGGTGCCGGAAGTGCGCGAACACTGTCCTAAACAACCCATAATGCTGGTTGGCTGCAAGACGGACATGCgcaatgaaattaaaacacttcccagagaaacagacagaatACCCTTGGTATCTTATGACCAG GGTCTGAAAACTGCCAAACACATAGGTGCTCTAGTCTACTCGGAAACGACGGCAAAAACTGCCCAGAAGAGTGTCAATGACGTCATGGAGGTGGCTGCGCTGTCGTCTGCTGGTACCAAGAACAGTTCTGAACCCACGGGAAGTCCCACCAATTTCCATCGGCACAGGTCGTTTATTCGCCGGAAACGCTTCAGTGGGATAAACGAGGCCAAGTTACAGCTGAGGACAGAAGCAGCCAAGAGCTGTGCGATCATGTGA